A single genomic interval of Malania oleifera isolate guangnan ecotype guangnan chromosome 13, ASM2987363v1, whole genome shotgun sequence harbors:
- the LOC131146945 gene encoding iron-sulfur cluster assembly protein 1-like, whose amino-acid sequence MLRLSCRRLLGLGFREAQLPAVQRLSRSYHERVVDHYNNPRNVGSFDKNDPTVGTGLVGAPACGDVMKLQIKVDEESGKIVDACFKTFGCGSAIASSSVATEWVKGKQMEEILSIKNTEIAKHLSLPPVKLHCSMLAEDAIKAAVKDYEVKRANSSASMGSEAAATEKAADA is encoded by the exons ATGCTGAGGCTCAGCTGCAGAAGGCTCCTCGGGCTGGGGTTCCGGGAGGCCCAGTTGCCGGCCGTTCAGCGGCTGTCGCGTTCTTACCACGAGAGGGTCGTCGACCACTACAACAATCCCCGCAATGTCGGATCCTTTGACAAGAACGATCCCACGGTCGGCACGGGTCTCGTCGGCGCACCCGCTTGCGGCGATGTCATGAAGCTTCAAATCAAGGTCGACGAAGAGTCTGGAAAGATCGTCGACGCTTGCTTCAAGACATTCGGATGTGGATCAGCCATAGCTTCTTCCTCCGTAG CTACTGAATGGGTGAAAGGGAAACAAATGGAAGAAATTCTGTCTATCAAGAATAC GGAGATTGCAAAACACCTTTCTCTTCCCCCAGTTAAGCTGCATTGCAGCATGCTTGCTGAGGATGCAATTAAAGCGGCTGTAAAGGATTATGAAGTGAAACGTGCAAATTCAAGTGCAAGCATGGGTTCGGAGGCTGCAGCTACCGAGAAGGCTGCTGATGCTTGA